A single window of Eucalyptus grandis isolate ANBG69807.140 chromosome 1, ASM1654582v1, whole genome shotgun sequence DNA harbors:
- the LOC104452658 gene encoding uncharacterized protein LOC104452658, whose product MVSVLPNPPQDRCELGKCWNMRSRSEKSMDKVTGCALPFLVQVCKSGNLGQVFFPTLQFHVDLCNNPCKHVLLGSTPNPTEILVAKKMNEMVCSYFHRYIYLIIPEDGHIPANSYRVYQVTVMEFKSSLAI is encoded by the exons ATGGTTTCTGTCCTTCCAAATCCACCACAGGACCGATGCGAGCTGGGCAAATGTTG GAATATGCGTTCCAGGTCAGAGAAGTCCATGGACAAAGTAACAGGGTGTGCTCTACCGTTTCTGGTTCAAGTTTGCAAATCGGGCAATTTAGGGCAG GTTTTCTTTCCAACTCTCCAATTTCATGTTGACCTTTGCAACAATCCATGCAAACATGTCCTTCTTGGTAGCACCCCAAATCCGACGGAAATCCTAG TGGCAAAGAAGATGAATGAAATGGTTTGTAGCTACTTCCACCGATATATCTACTTGATCATTCCAGAAGATGGCCATATCCCCGCCAATTCCTATCGGGTTTACCAGGTAACTGTTATGGAATTTAAGTCTTCGCTTGCGATTTAA